One window of the Clostridium sp. MB40-C1 genome contains the following:
- a CDS encoding ABC transporter ATP-binding protein: MNLLKVENISFSYENRQILKDISFSVEEGNICGILGQNGTGKTTLLKCIHGLLNPKHGDVLIKGRSVYSMNYKERARNISTVPQNINIIFSYTVLDVVLMAKVSKVNLFTSPNKEDEKEVIKILNSLEIGHLSHKRFNELSGGEKQMVLIARAMYQDTPIVLLDEPTAHLDYKNQIMIMDTIKDVVKKKNLTAIINIHDPNLALNYCDNIIMIKSGRILIKGKTRDIICENYLSNLYDMPVLVDKTENGRSVVVPFSA; encoded by the coding sequence ATGAATCTACTAAAGGTGGAGAATATTTCATTTTCTTATGAAAATAGACAAATTTTGAAAGACATAAGTTTTTCAGTTGAGGAAGGCAATATATGTGGAATATTAGGGCAAAATGGTACAGGTAAAACTACTTTGTTAAAATGTATTCATGGACTTTTAAATCCTAAACATGGTGATGTTTTAATTAAAGGTAGGTCTGTATATTCTATGAATTATAAGGAAAGAGCAAGAAATATAAGCACAGTACCTCAAAATATAAATATAATTTTTTCATATACTGTTTTAGATGTAGTGTTAATGGCAAAAGTATCTAAAGTAAATTTGTTTACTTCTCCTAATAAAGAGGATGAAAAAGAAGTTATTAAAATATTGAATAGTCTTGAAATAGGTCATTTATCTCATAAAAGATTTAATGAGTTAAGTGGTGGAGAAAAGCAGATGGTTTTAATTGCTCGCGCAATGTACCAAGATACTCCTATAGTATTATTAGATGAACCAACAGCTCATTTAGATTACAAAAATCAAATTATGATAATGGATACTATTAAAGATGTAGTTAAGAAAAAAAATTTAACTGCTATTATAAACATACATGATCCTAATTTAGCACTTAACTATTGTGATAATATTATTATGATAAAATCAGGAAGAATATTAATTAAAGGAAAGACTAGAGATATAATATGTGAAAACTACTTAAGTAATTTATACGATATGCCTGTTTTAGTAGATAAAACTGAGAATGGTAGATCAGTAGTTGTGCCTTTTAGTGCATAA
- a CDS encoding iron ABC transporter permease: protein MKHKKILGISLMLLVMCIFISFSIGRYKISLNTILYLIKCKILNLKVSDEMQNAYIAFWIIRVPRTIMAAMVGAVLGVTGALFQGVFRNPLVSPDVLGISSAASFGASIAIIGFGSSMFLIQLSSFTFALLAVLIALVLGTRGRGHSITTLVLAGIVISSLFSAGNSILKYIADPYTELPSITFWSLGAFNKVTWNNIIQFSPIFLVCFVSIYMLRWYIDILSLEEEEAISLGVNVKLMRIILIMFSTFMTASSISYCGIIGWISLIIPHIARFIVGPENKFLIPFSALFGALFTLIMDVFARNILAGEIPIGILTSCVGAPFLGYLLVRYSKKDIF from the coding sequence ATGAAACATAAGAAAATCTTAGGAATATCCTTAATGTTATTAGTAATGTGCATTTTTATATCATTTAGTATAGGAAGATATAAAATTTCATTAAATACGATATTGTATTTAATAAAATGTAAAATATTAAACTTAAAAGTAAGCGACGAAATGCAGAATGCATATATAGCTTTTTGGATAATTAGGGTGCCTAGAACTATAATGGCTGCTATGGTAGGTGCTGTCCTAGGAGTTACAGGAGCTTTATTTCAAGGGGTATTTAGAAATCCCCTTGTTTCTCCAGATGTACTAGGAATATCATCTGCAGCTAGTTTTGGGGCAAGTATAGCTATTATAGGATTTGGTTCTTCTATGTTTTTAATACAATTGTCCTCATTTACATTTGCGTTACTTGCGGTTTTGATTGCTTTAGTTTTAGGAACTAGAGGAAGAGGACATTCTATAACTACTTTAGTATTAGCAGGTATAGTAATATCATCTTTATTTTCAGCAGGGAACTCTATTTTAAAATACATTGCAGATCCATATACGGAACTTCCATCAATAACATTTTGGAGTTTAGGGGCCTTTAACAAGGTGACTTGGAATAACATAATACAGTTTTCACCTATATTTTTAGTGTGTTTTGTTTCTATTTATATGTTAAGGTGGTATATAGATATTTTATCTCTTGAAGAAGAAGAAGCTATATCCCTTGGAGTAAATGTGAAGCTAATGAGAATAATATTAATAATGTTTTCAACTTTTATGACAGCATCTTCTATTTCGTATTGTGGAATTATAGGTTGGATATCTCTTATTATACCTCATATAGCTAGATTTATAGTAGGACCAGAAAATAAATTCTTAATTCCTTTCTCCGCTTTATTTGGTGCATTGTTTACATTGATTATGGATGTTTTTGCAAGAAATATATTAGCAGGAGAGATTCCAATAGGAATTCTCACATCTTGTGTAGGGGCACCATTTTTAGGATATCTTTTAGTAAGGTACAGCAAAAAAGACATATTTTAG
- a CDS encoding ABC transporter substrate-binding protein: MKNRSNIKKIFSFILVFSLIMSFMVGCGSKKTESAATSKSTSTKKVSFKDGTNRNIELDKPAEKIVVFSPCLNYVCALNAQEKIVGVGTKKSIEAKLVEKLIPNLDKIPDCGGKSKTPNIEQIMSLKPDLVIIPEKAKGNLDVLEKSGLKVFVAKGEDIEGLKDTISNLGIALGKEDKGKQFVKYYDDNISKIKDKVKNVKGEEKLKVYFAGSDILNTCSKNMYQNFIIDVAGGKNVSAELSGSRWVKVSPEQVLKWNPDVIFIPQYSKTTKPEDVLKNEKWKNINAVKNKKVYSFPSNLISWDYPSAQAILGVMWTAKTINPEAFKEMDIEKEADNFFKEFFGKGFKELGGKIN, from the coding sequence ATGAAAAACAGAAGTAATATTAAAAAAATCTTTAGCTTTATTTTAGTTTTTTCGTTAATTATGAGTTTTATGGTAGGTTGTGGTTCGAAAAAAACTGAAAGTGCTGCTACATCTAAATCAACTAGTACAAAAAAGGTAAGTTTTAAGGATGGGACTAATAGAAATATAGAATTAGACAAGCCTGCTGAAAAGATAGTTGTTTTCTCACCATGTTTAAACTATGTCTGTGCTTTAAATGCTCAAGAAAAGATTGTAGGAGTTGGAACTAAAAAGAGTATAGAAGCAAAGCTTGTAGAAAAATTAATACCTAATCTTGATAAAATTCCAGATTGTGGAGGAAAATCAAAAACTCCAAATATAGAACAAATAATGTCTTTAAAGCCTGACCTTGTAATAATTCCTGAGAAAGCTAAAGGAAATTTAGATGTATTAGAGAAATCAGGTCTTAAAGTGTTTGTTGCAAAAGGAGAAGACATAGAAGGTCTTAAAGATACTATTTCAAATTTAGGAATAGCTTTAGGGAAAGAAGATAAAGGAAAACAATTTGTAAAATATTATGATGACAATATTTCAAAAATTAAAGATAAAGTTAAAAATGTAAAGGGTGAAGAAAAATTAAAAGTTTATTTTGCAGGATCAGATATTTTAAATACTTGTTCAAAAAACATGTACCAAAATTTTATTATTGATGTTGCAGGTGGTAAAAATGTATCTGCAGAATTAAGTGGTTCTAGATGGGTAAAAGTTTCTCCTGAACAGGTTTTAAAGTGGAATCCTGATGTGATTTTTATACCTCAATATTCAAAGACTACAAAACCAGAAGATGTTTTGAAAAATGAAAAGTGGAAGAATATAAATGCTGTTAAAAATAAAAAAGTTTACTCTTTTCCATCAAATTTAATTTCATGGGACTATCCATCAGCTCAAGCAATTTTAGGAGTAATGTGGACTGCAAAAACTATTAATCCTGAAGCATTTAAAGAGATGGATATAGAGAAGGAAGCAGATAATTTCTTTAAAGAATTCTTTGGGAAAGGATTCAAAGAATTAGGAGGAAAAATTAACTAA
- a CDS encoding nucleoside-triphosphatase — MHNLFLTGRVKVGKTTLLNNILEKLDNSIGGFTTEPVFKGQKLTNFQLISLYDGSYGYDIGRIDSMENKRQEYTKIFDNEGVDILKKSLKDREIIVMDEIGVIESQAFKFQNIIKKALDSPKVVIGVLKKAENDFLDYIKEREDTVVIEVTENNRDILENKLIDILKKWDIKLKTRSFMGWSKENKKFYNEALEHPGNRYPQVFIEEMKKDINKFKNIKVLDIGAGTGVFTFPLLHEGAEVTAVDSSFSACQSIREKAITKKVNKMKCIVSDWTKINYEEKYDIAICAFCSNGVEDKSYLEKLIKYTKDRIYIINYKQKHHKNFKSDELYSNIGRKPKKHSFTKKNIFKNLDELKCNYSYKEIKFPFSQYFKSFDEAKNFFYNHFNIESEKEKKITDEFIKENLKEVKNELVFPNYRESIMINVKLSK, encoded by the coding sequence ATGCATAATTTATTTTTAACAGGAAGAGTTAAAGTGGGTAAGACTACATTATTAAATAATATTCTTGAAAAATTGGATAATTCCATTGGTGGTTTTACAACAGAGCCTGTATTTAAAGGACAAAAATTAACTAATTTTCAGCTGATTTCTTTATATGATGGAAGTTATGGATACGATATAGGTAGAATAGATAGTATGGAGAATAAACGACAAGAATACACAAAAATATTTGATAATGAAGGAGTTGATATTTTAAAGAAAAGTCTTAAAGATAGAGAAATTATAGTTATGGATGAAATTGGAGTGATAGAGTCTCAGGCTTTTAAATTTCAGAATATAATAAAAAAAGCTTTAGATTCACCAAAAGTTGTAATTGGAGTTTTGAAGAAAGCAGAAAATGATTTTTTAGATTATATAAAGGAGAGAGAAGATACTGTAGTCATTGAAGTTACAGAAAACAATAGGGACATATTGGAAAATAAATTAATAGATATTTTAAAAAAATGGGATATTAAATTAAAAACTAGAAGTTTTATGGGGTGGAGTAAAGAAAATAAAAAATTTTATAATGAAGCTCTTGAGCATCCAGGCAATAGGTATCCACAGGTTTTTATAGAAGAAATGAAAAAAGATATTAATAAATTTAAAAATATTAAAGTTTTAGACATTGGAGCAGGTACAGGAGTTTTTACTTTTCCATTATTGCATGAAGGAGCTGAAGTTACAGCTGTAGATTCGTCTTTCTCAGCTTGTCAAAGTATAAGAGAAAAAGCTATTACAAAAAAGGTAAATAAAATGAAATGTATAGTATCGGATTGGACAAAGATAAATTATGAAGAAAAATATGATATAGCTATTTGTGCGTTCTGTTCTAATGGAGTGGAAGATAAATCATATTTAGAAAAACTTATAAAGTACACAAAAGATAGAATATATATAATTAATTATAAACAAAAGCATCATAAAAATTTTAAATCAGATGAATTATATTCTAATATAGGAAGAAAACCCAAAAAACATAGTTTTACTAAGAAGAATATATTTAAAAACTTGGATGAACTAAAATGTAATTATTCTTATAAAGAAATAAAATTTCCTTTTAGCCAGTATTTTAAAAGTTTTGATGAAGCTAAAAATTTTTTTTATAATCATTTCAATATAGAAAGTGAAAAAGAAAAAAAGATTACAGATGAATTTATAAAGGAAAATTTAAAAGAAGTTAAAAATGAACTTGTATTTCCAAATTACAGAGAGAGCATAATGATTAATGTAAAATTATCAAAATGA
- a CDS encoding Na-translocating system protein MpsC family protein, which translates to MKDVDLIMNNIKVLYVEDEEVTRIITKKILKKIVGKIFIAKDGQEGLELFKKYKPEIVVTDLRMPILDGIDMIKNIRQFNQECGIIINTEIEDIDYILKSVDIGIDKYIVKPIEEKEIVEALRKVLFKVIQRKKANGNLYEILKINKEDKIRIEEGVKAKVPSFIKKYTGKGPKDVKASFLGNQIEVRQYDILTSMEKILLQNRNNLMLVKYYRKLFYKEIENEFVSLIQEIVGVQLEIVKIYTNPLENMEQIVFELKFNENCN; encoded by the coding sequence ATGAAAGATGTTGATTTAATCATGAATAATATTAAAGTACTATATGTAGAAGATGAAGAAGTAACTAGAATTATTACTAAGAAAATATTAAAGAAGATAGTTGGAAAAATATTTATAGCAAAAGATGGACAAGAGGGTCTAGAATTATTTAAAAAGTATAAACCTGAAATTGTAGTAACAGACTTAAGGATGCCTATTTTAGATGGTATTGATATGATAAAAAATATTAGACAATTTAATCAAGAATGCGGAATTATAATAAATACTGAAATTGAAGATATAGATTATATTTTAAAGAGTGTGGATATAGGGATTGATAAATATATAGTGAAACCTATAGAAGAGAAAGAAATAGTAGAAGCTTTAAGAAAGGTTCTTTTTAAAGTAATTCAAAGAAAAAAAGCTAATGGAAATTTATATGAGATATTGAAGATAAATAAAGAGGATAAAATTAGAATAGAAGAGGGAGTAAAAGCTAAAGTTCCCTCATTTATAAAAAAGTATACTGGAAAAGGACCAAAGGATGTTAAAGCATCTTTTTTAGGAAATCAAATTGAGGTAAGGCAATATGATATTCTTACTTCTATGGAAAAAATTTTATTGCAAAATAGAAATAATTTAATGTTAGTTAAATACTATAGAAAGTTATTTTATAAGGAAATAGAAAATGAGTTTGTAAGTTTAATACAAGAAATTGTTGGAGTGCAATTAGAAATTGTAAAGATTTATACAAATCCTTTAGAAAATATGGAGCAGATTGTATTTGAATTAAAATTTAATGAAAACTGTAATTAA
- a CDS encoding methyl-accepting chemotaxis protein, with the protein MNIKLKLKGNMGSKSVGTKIMVEIISLVIVICGILGAVSYYSASNALTDNIKRQLENKTKSASLILSREIEEKKHQLNIITSWEEIKSMDINKQKYDLAGECTKWGFKRFQVSDLSGNVYDIDSNKTVNISNTAYFPKIKEGNPFVTDVLVSKFDNSYIVNIGVPIKDKAGVVKGALIGSIDVKNINDVVNSVRGEEEVIFVLDKEGDYVADNEIELVLKGTNDIKNLANDESAKALVDLEKKMINSEKGFGTYSYKNEEKFTAYQPVANTEWSIALSANKGKLFNKVYMLRNIEIIATIIFIIIAAIVSKIISKGIKTSLIKMKKHSEELAKCNLAYKNDIKSFDEFGQTAEALNNACCILSSTMKGVKEGSDNIIESSDTTRDMFEKLNDQLQQVAAFTEEISASMQESSAGVEEITSMTMSIKEDMNNTAEKAKEGLDLAVNIEKKAELVNEDTSKSMVRVEKIYEESKEKLYKAIEDAKVVENISEMANSILGIAEKTNLLALNAAIEAARAGEQGRGFAVVAEEVRKLAEQSSEAVTKIQQNVEKVLRAVDELSSSSEFVLELLDKDVLSDYRKLIDVSAQYKDDGTTVKNLIKDFADISENIAFSIEQMSKGMEDIASSVTDVANSSEEIAQNVTEVNEKHNLILQETKRNSESAEQLAESIEKFNIEEIV; encoded by the coding sequence ATGAACATTAAATTAAAACTAAAAGGTAATATGGGTTCAAAGAGTGTTGGAACCAAGATTATGGTAGAGATTATTTCATTAGTAATTGTAATTTGCGGTATTTTAGGTGCTGTATCTTATTATAGTGCATCAAATGCATTAACAGATAATATAAAGAGGCAACTTGAAAATAAAACTAAATCGGCCTCGTTAATTCTATCAAGAGAAATAGAGGAAAAAAAGCATCAGCTTAATATCATTACAAGTTGGGAAGAAATTAAATCAATGGACATAAATAAACAAAAGTATGATTTAGCAGGTGAGTGTACAAAATGGGGTTTTAAAAGATTTCAAGTTTCAGATTTAAGTGGAAATGTATATGATATTGATAGCAATAAAACAGTTAATATATCTAATACTGCATATTTTCCTAAAATTAAAGAAGGAAATCCTTTTGTTACAGATGTTTTGGTTAGCAAATTTGATAATTCTTATATAGTAAATATAGGTGTGCCTATTAAAGACAAAGCTGGAGTTGTAAAAGGAGCTTTAATTGGAAGTATAGATGTAAAAAATATAAATGATGTAGTAAACAGTGTTAGAGGAGAGGAAGAAGTTATCTTTGTTTTAGATAAAGAAGGCGATTATGTAGCAGACAATGAAATAGAGTTAGTATTAAAAGGAACCAATGATATTAAAAATTTAGCAAATGATGAATCAGCAAAGGCATTAGTTGATTTAGAGAAAAAGATGATAAATAGCGAAAAAGGTTTTGGAACATATTCTTATAAAAATGAAGAAAAATTTACAGCTTACCAACCAGTAGCCAATACAGAATGGTCTATAGCTTTATCTGCCAATAAAGGTAAACTATTTAATAAGGTATATATGCTAAGAAATATAGAAATTATAGCAACTATAATTTTTATTATTATAGCAGCAATAGTATCAAAGATTATATCAAAAGGTATTAAGACTTCTCTTATTAAAATGAAAAAACACTCAGAGGAATTAGCTAAATGTAATTTAGCATATAAAAATGATATAAAAAGTTTTGATGAATTTGGACAAACTGCTGAAGCTTTAAATAACGCTTGTTGTATTTTAAGTAGTACTATGAAAGGCGTAAAAGAGGGAAGTGACAATATAATCGAGAGTAGTGACACCACAAGAGATATGTTTGAAAAATTGAATGATCAACTACAGCAAGTAGCAGCATTTACAGAAGAAATTTCTGCAAGTATGCAAGAATCATCTGCTGGTGTAGAGGAAATAACTTCAATGACTATGTCTATAAAAGAAGATATGAATAACACAGCAGAAAAGGCTAAAGAAGGCCTTGATTTAGCTGTAAATATAGAGAAAAAAGCTGAATTAGTTAATGAAGATACATCTAAGTCTATGGTGAGAGTAGAGAAAATATACGAAGAATCTAAAGAAAAATTGTATAAAGCTATAGAGGATGCAAAAGTAGTTGAAAATATATCAGAGATGGCAAATAGTATTCTTGGGATTGCTGAAAAAACAAATTTACTTGCACTTAATGCAGCTATTGAAGCAGCAAGAGCAGGAGAACAAGGAAGAGGTTTTGCTGTAGTAGCTGAAGAAGTTAGAAAATTAGCTGAGCAATCATCAGAAGCAGTTACAAAAATTCAACAGAATGTAGAAAAGGTATTAAGAGCAGTAGATGAACTTTCAAGCTCTTCGGAATTTGTATTGGAACTTTTAGATAAGGATGTACTATCTGATTATAGAAAGCTTATAGATGTTAGTGCTCAATATAAGGACGATGGTACTACAGTTAAAAATCTTATAAAAGATTTTGCAGATATATCAGAGAATATAGCCTTTTCTATAGAGCAGATGTCAAAAGGAATGGAAGACATAGCATCTTCAGTAACAGATGTAGCAAATTCTTCAGAAGAGATCGCTCAAAATGTAACTGAAGTTAATGAAAAACATAATTTAATTTTACAAGAAACTAAGAGAAATTCAGAAAGTGCAGAACAACTTGCAGAGTCTATTGAAAAATTCAATATTGAGGAAATTGTATAA
- a CDS encoding HD-GYP domain-containing protein has translation MVLNDFKVAKDESISLEIFLHSKRVSLYAKKIGKNMGYTSKQINYLILTALNHDIGKCRVPQGIINKNETLTKDEYEIVKKHTQYGANILKEYGYSKEFCEIIKFHHENFDGSGYYGLVGEEIPIASRIIRILDEYDSMVSRRCYKKAYEKTVALSIIENEKYKYDPIIFNVFMSLINNSTFAAKK, from the coding sequence ATGGTGTTAAATGATTTTAAAGTTGCCAAGGATGAGAGTATAAGCTTAGAAATTTTTCTTCATAGTAAAAGAGTTTCCCTTTATGCTAAAAAGATAGGAAAGAATATGGGTTATACTTCAAAACAAATTAATTATTTAATTTTAACAGCTTTAAATCACGATATTGGTAAATGTAGAGTACCTCAAGGCATTATTAATAAAAATGAAACATTGACAAAAGATGAATATGAGATTGTCAAAAAACATACACAATATGGTGCAAATATATTAAAAGAATATGGATATTCAAAGGAGTTTTGTGAAATTATAAAGTTTCATCATGAAAATTTTGATGGAAGTGGATATTATGGATTAGTTGGTGAAGAAATTCCTATAGCTTCTCGTATAATTCGTATATTAGATGAGTATGATTCTATGGTATCGAGAAGATGTTATAAAAAAGCTTATGAAAAAACTGTAGCTTTATCAATTATAGAAAATGAAAAATATAAATATGACCCTATAATTTTTAATGTATTTATGAGTTTAATTAATAACTCAACTTTCGCGGCAAAGAAGTAA
- a CDS encoding response regulator: MLYRNKTFLEYEIKDEEKNMQLDDVDLNKENSLYNQVHLGLGLSKLMDNIKNIGVFILDNSYKYVMANESHRAFMKKLLGIDIEEGMDILDIFDKFYNNRTKEKVLNNIKEYMKFVLNGNKINRTEEMLIEDDTIQYFDVEVVPIRNDKGDITRVGVYFLNITENINMHKLLLKMKMYINSENGDKLDFFKNIKKEIEVPIDNIKQGIDNLLKSQLNKKQIEQMDIIRNSTHYLVQIIDNVFEIVAAKSGKFNGSINPSVKEKNEDTSKKTSILLEDEKEIQETQEIEDIEDIEYKERKPNGENLSCNSDNSIKILVAEDNLVNQMVIGELIRMRGWNRQIVNNGKEAIEALKKERYDLILMDISMPIMDGIEATKLIKNKKQWKNIPIVALTAYALVQDKDKFNKLGMDDYLLKPLDDKKLESIVLKYLNVTHGCLNKKDNYFDTKEYDEGFTRLEKMLDGNDDLVVELGEKIIDMLSHKELNNLIYLAKNGDILELRSEIHRIKGAVSNFKLVKVQEALNKIKERSICGDIKEIYKLIDEIEKNMEVFEERLIIYKYKCS; this comes from the coding sequence ATGTTATATAGAAATAAGACTTTTCTAGAATATGAAATAAAGGATGAAGAAAAAAATATGCAGTTAGATGATGTAGATTTAAATAAAGAAAATTCACTATACAATCAAGTACATTTAGGATTAGGCTTAAGTAAATTGATGGATAATATAAAAAATATAGGAGTATTTATTTTAGATAATTCTTATAAATATGTAATGGCTAATGAAAGTCATAGAGCTTTTATGAAAAAACTTCTTGGAATAGATATTGAAGAGGGTATGGATATTTTAGATATATTTGATAAGTTTTATAATAATAGGACAAAAGAAAAAGTTCTTAATAATATAAAAGAATATATGAAGTTTGTTTTGAATGGCAATAAAATCAACAGAACTGAAGAAATGTTGATAGAGGATGATACTATTCAGTATTTCGATGTAGAAGTAGTGCCAATTAGAAATGATAAGGGAGATATTACTAGGGTTGGAGTATATTTTTTAAATATTACAGAGAATATAAATATGCATAAACTTTTATTAAAAATGAAAATGTATATAAATTCAGAAAACGGCGATAAGTTAGATTTTTTTAAAAATATTAAAAAAGAAATAGAAGTTCCTATTGATAATATAAAACAAGGTATAGATAATTTATTGAAAAGTCAACTAAATAAAAAACAAATAGAACAAATGGATATAATAAGGAATTCTACACATTATTTAGTTCAAATTATAGATAATGTTTTTGAGATAGTTGCAGCTAAGTCAGGAAAGTTTAACGGAAGTATAAACCCTAGTGTCAAAGAAAAGAATGAGGATACAAGTAAAAAAACTTCGATTTTATTAGAGGATGAAAAAGAAATACAAGAAACACAAGAAATAGAGGACATAGAAGATATAGAGTATAAAGAAAGAAAGCCTAATGGTGAAAATTTAAGCTGTAATTCAGATAATAGCATAAAAATATTAGTAGCTGAAGATAATTTAGTAAATCAAATGGTTATTGGTGAATTAATAAGAATGAGAGGGTGGAATAGGCAAATTGTAAATAATGGTAAAGAAGCTATAGAAGCTCTCAAAAAAGAGAGATATGATTTAATATTAATGGACATTTCTATGCCTATCATGGATGGAATAGAGGCTACAAAATTAATTAAAAATAAAAAACAATGGAAAAATATTCCCATAGTAGCTTTGACGGCATATGCATTAGTACAAGATAAAGATAAGTTTAATAAATTAGGCATGGATGATTACTTACTAAAGCCATTAGATGATAAGAAATTAGAATCAATTGTATTAAAGTATTTAAATGTGACCCATGGGTGTTTAAATAAAAAGGATAATTACTTTGATACTAAAGAATATGATGAAGGATTTACAAGGTTAGAAAAAATGCTAGATGGCAATGATGATTTAGTAGTAGAACTAGGAGAAAAAATAATTGATATGCTTTCCCATAAGGAACTAAATAATTTAATATATTTAGCTAAAAATGGTGATATTTTAGAGTTAAGAAGTGAGATACATAGAATTAAAGGAGCAGTATCAAATTTTAAACTTGTAAAGGTACAAGAAGCCTTGAATAAAATTAAAGAAAGGTCTATATGTGGAGACATTAAAGAAATTTATAAATTAATTGATGAAATAGAGAAAAATATGGAGGTATTTGAAGAAAGACTTATAATATATAAATATAAATGCAGCTAA
- a CDS encoding hemerythrin domain-containing protein: MNAIELMVYEHGNIKKMLEVLRKYCFKILKGEEVEYNDLYKIIDFVRNYADKHHHGKEEQLLFNKMVDELGNLGEKLVKHGMLVEHDLGRLYIGNLEEAVKKVQQGDEEAKLDLIGNAIGYIDLLNRHIQKEDDVVYKFAERNLKKDILNKLDEECVDFERKAKEQQIQEKYINLIEELSKKVR; the protein is encoded by the coding sequence ATGAATGCTATAGAACTTATGGTTTATGAACATGGTAACATAAAGAAGATGCTTGAAGTGCTTAGAAAATACTGTTTTAAAATTTTAAAAGGTGAGGAAGTAGAGTATAATGATTTATATAAAATAATAGATTTTGTAAGAAATTATGCAGATAAGCATCATCATGGTAAAGAAGAGCAATTACTTTTCAATAAAATGGTTGATGAATTAGGAAACCTTGGAGAAAAGTTAGTTAAACATGGAATGCTTGTAGAACACGATTTAGGAAGATTATATATAGGAAATTTAGAAGAAGCAGTAAAAAAGGTTCAACAAGGAGATGAGGAAGCAAAATTAGATTTAATAGGTAATGCTATAGGATATATAGATTTACTTAATAGACATATACAAAAGGAAGATGATGTAGTTTATAAATTTGCAGAAAGAAACTTAAAAAAAGATATTCTAAACAAATTAGATGAAGAGTGTGTTGACTTTGAAAGAAAGGCAAAAGAGCAACAAATTCAAGAAAAATATATTAATTTGATAGAAGAATTATCAAAAAAGGTTAGATAA